A single Streptomyces sp. Edi2 DNA region contains:
- a CDS encoding DUF317 domain-containing protein, which produces MTPPSIDAHVRLDTHPTHPSAVIATLTGAQAHIPHVGLEAADWHVVAKNTLVLARIDHEEPYWAEEAARELITSGVAVEITPQLREAIDEEWTWANYPMHWCTRTEIREVSAEAQKIYDDIRHGHLLIHAHAHDGHTTVAVGTYLNTGKSVYLHGENHLRQVADTFDSPAQALVTFEGLHGETMRPGPAPMTDTERETAEARTSLDAPPAQPERPLSVQETVPAYAADPGDHDALLDAFLDAHGDWEKWRTWSDETTHAIHESQTLRIERIHEAPAHENAWTVAAYETPVSDRIWVLTATGATPDLVLEELLDHLADGDGWDAPFGAPVDEKAVTAATQPLSDAGWKHTVDGRWIRWTSPAGDAGVQFDAFAAQRPQPTLATWTIWAGPGPDRPAWILTASPHTPSSLLAGLSENLAHRVGTRQTRPAGHERKTSLGTTPLAVPAVRASPTPSRTR; this is translated from the coding sequence GTGACACCCCCGTCCATCGACGCCCACGTCCGCCTCGACACCCACCCCACACACCCCAGCGCTGTGATCGCCACCCTTACCGGCGCCCAGGCCCACATCCCCCACGTTGGTCTGGAAGCCGCCGACTGGCACGTCGTCGCCAAGAACACCCTGGTCCTGGCCCGCATCGACCACGAGGAGCCCTACTGGGCCGAGGAAGCCGCCCGGGAACTGATCACCTCGGGGGTCGCCGTCGAGATCACGCCCCAGCTCCGGGAGGCCATCGACGAGGAATGGACATGGGCCAATTACCCCATGCACTGGTGCACCCGTACTGAGATCCGAGAGGTCTCCGCCGAGGCCCAGAAGATCTACGACGACATCCGTCACGGCCACCTCCTCATCCACGCCCACGCCCACGATGGCCACACCACCGTCGCGGTCGGGACCTACCTCAACACCGGCAAGAGCGTTTACCTCCACGGCGAGAACCACCTGAGGCAGGTCGCCGACACCTTCGACTCACCCGCCCAAGCTCTGGTGACCTTCGAAGGGCTGCACGGCGAGACCATGCGCCCAGGCCCCGCGCCGATGACCGACACCGAACGCGAAACCGCCGAAGCCCGAACCTCCCTCGACGCACCGCCCGCGCAACCTGAGCGTCCCCTATCGGTACAGGAGACCGTGCCCGCCTACGCCGCCGACCCCGGCGACCACGACGCCCTCCTGGACGCGTTCCTCGACGCGCACGGCGACTGGGAGAAGTGGAGGACCTGGTCCGATGAGACGACCCACGCCATCCACGAATCCCAGACCCTGCGCATCGAGCGCATCCACGAAGCGCCCGCCCACGAGAACGCCTGGACCGTGGCCGCCTACGAGACGCCCGTATCCGACCGGATATGGGTCCTCACCGCGACCGGCGCAACCCCTGACCTCGTGCTGGAGGAGCTGCTGGATCACCTGGCCGACGGTGACGGCTGGGACGCGCCCTTCGGCGCACCGGTGGACGAGAAAGCCGTCACCGCCGCCACACAGCCCCTCTCCGACGCCGGATGGAAGCACACCGTGGACGGGCGATGGATCCGCTGGACGTCCCCCGCCGGTGACGCGGGGGTCCAGTTCGATGCCTTCGCCGCCCAGCGTCCGCAGCCGACACTCGCCACCTGGACCATCTGGGCCGGCCCCGGCCCCGACCGCCCCGCCTGGATCCTCACCGCTTCCCCGCACACCCCCAGTTCGCTGCTGGCCGGCCTCTCCGAGAACCTCGCCCACAGAGTCGGCACCCGCCAGACGCGCCCCGCGGGCCACGAACGCAAAACGAGCCTCGGCACCACACCGCTGGCCGTCCCAGCAGTCAGGGCCAGCCCTACACCCAGCCGTACACGCTGA
- a CDS encoding DNA cytosine methyltransferase has product MILDLFAGPGGWSRALSVLGAQDLGLEWDEWACKTRTAAGQLTIRTDVATYPTWPFIGRTRGLIASPPCQAWSMAGKRLGLIDQPLVHQAVSDLATGRDTREALLGACRDVRSLLAAEPMRYLHDLNSVGEPEWVAMEEVPDVLPLWKQYAVILRRWGFSVWTGILNAADYGVPQTRRRAILLASRVRTAQPPPPTHAKIDEPEGLFGPGRTRWVSMAQALGWGATDRPVPTVCAGGGPGGGAEPFPSGSRKALSTARDRGTWTPHPDTPRQHSSRAGTKPADRPSDQAEQAAGRPVPVPDWSWSLRSNNQAHATIRPLSEPAGTLFFGHRSNECTWVAEPVASPAGDAESPAVPAPIRITAQEAGVLQTFPADYPWAGNKGQVFSQIGNAVPPRLAAHLLAPHLGKTLTLDDFTLAA; this is encoded by the coding sequence TTGATCCTCGACCTCTTCGCGGGGCCGGGCGGCTGGAGCAGGGCACTGAGCGTCCTCGGCGCCCAGGACCTTGGCCTGGAATGGGACGAGTGGGCCTGCAAAACACGTACCGCCGCTGGACAATTGACGATCCGGACCGACGTGGCGACGTATCCGACGTGGCCCTTCATCGGCCGAACGCGCGGGCTGATCGCGTCCCCTCCGTGCCAGGCATGGTCGATGGCCGGCAAACGCCTCGGGCTGATCGACCAGCCCCTGGTCCACCAGGCGGTCTCAGACCTCGCCACTGGTCGCGACACCCGCGAAGCGCTCCTCGGCGCCTGCCGGGATGTGCGTTCCTTGTTGGCCGCCGAGCCCATGCGCTACCTCCACGACCTGAATTCGGTCGGAGAGCCGGAGTGGGTCGCCATGGAGGAAGTGCCGGACGTCCTCCCTCTGTGGAAGCAGTACGCGGTGATCCTGCGCCGCTGGGGGTTCTCCGTGTGGACCGGCATCCTCAACGCCGCGGACTACGGGGTGCCCCAGACGAGGAGGAGGGCGATCCTGCTCGCCTCCCGCGTCCGCACCGCCCAGCCGCCCCCGCCGACCCACGCCAAAATCGATGAGCCCGAGGGGCTGTTCGGGCCGGGCCGCACCCGTTGGGTCAGCATGGCGCAGGCCCTGGGGTGGGGAGCGACCGACCGGCCTGTGCCCACCGTCTGCGCCGGCGGCGGGCCCGGCGGCGGCGCCGAGCCCTTCCCCTCCGGCTCGCGGAAGGCGTTGTCCACCGCCCGAGACCGCGGCACCTGGACACCCCACCCGGACACCCCCCGACAGCACTCCAGCCGGGCAGGAACCAAGCCTGCCGACCGGCCCAGCGACCAGGCCGAACAGGCAGCGGGCCGGCCGGTGCCGGTCCCTGACTGGTCGTGGTCCTTGCGGAGCAACAACCAGGCCCACGCCACCATCCGGCCCCTGTCCGAGCCCGCGGGAACGCTGTTCTTCGGGCACCGCTCGAACGAATGCACCTGGGTCGCCGAGCCCGTCGCCTCGCCTGCCGGGGACGCAGAATCGCCCGCCGTCCCGGCGCCCATCCGGATCACCGCCCAGGAAGCCGGAGTTCTACAGACCTTCCCCGCCGACTACCCCTGGGCCGGCAACAAGGGCCAAGTCTTCAGCCAGATCGGCAACGCCGTACCGCCCCGCCTCGCCGCCCACCTCCTCGCCCCGCACCTCGGCAAGACCCTCACCCTCGACGACTTCACCCTGGCCGCCTAA
- a CDS encoding DnaB-like helicase N-terminal domain-containing protein, with protein sequence MPIPADPYEGDDLDDLPPPRPVHYAEQALLGALLLEPHRLGTIGRLTPDNFGNHAHSTLFLAMRTVPTPSPKQHAKDTAWLSAVLTKAQPEAPGLTASYLHTLIQSCPRPQHAAAYAGMIRADHGRRMLREHADRLCQIATDTTLPDSVVAVLAQADALGRYLDELTSQFTPHPGSLPRTPAPPPPPPEAEDEALDEERLLLATATAHPNEVTTMRWLQPDDFTHPLHAGLWQCLVALTRRDTPVDPVTVLWEAQHRGLLSTGPEPSELLDLLTGPVGSAECWGERILQRSVLSTAHHTGRRIEAFTEDPATTPYQLVVGSRRALADLSAIRTRWQHATSPAPESRPATRGTAAPRASPPRTTAPPTARISR encoded by the coding sequence ATGCCCATCCCCGCCGACCCGTACGAGGGCGACGACCTGGACGACCTGCCACCGCCACGACCCGTGCACTACGCCGAACAAGCCCTGCTCGGCGCCCTCCTGCTCGAACCACACCGGCTGGGCACCATCGGCCGTCTGACGCCAGACAATTTCGGCAATCACGCCCACAGCACTCTGTTCCTCGCCATGCGCACCGTGCCGACCCCCAGCCCGAAGCAGCACGCCAAGGACACGGCATGGCTCAGCGCCGTACTGACCAAGGCGCAACCCGAGGCGCCGGGGCTGACCGCCTCCTACCTGCACACCCTCATCCAGAGCTGCCCCCGGCCCCAGCACGCCGCAGCGTATGCGGGCATGATCCGCGCCGATCACGGCCGCCGGATGCTGCGCGAGCACGCCGACCGGCTGTGCCAGATCGCCACCGACACCACGCTGCCGGACTCGGTCGTGGCCGTCCTTGCGCAGGCCGATGCCCTGGGTCGCTACCTCGACGAACTCACGTCCCAGTTCACCCCGCACCCCGGCTCCCTGCCCCGTACCCCTGCACCGCCACCGCCCCCGCCCGAGGCCGAAGATGAAGCCCTCGACGAGGAGCGACTGCTGCTCGCCACCGCAACCGCCCACCCCAACGAAGTGACGACCATGCGGTGGCTGCAGCCCGACGACTTCACCCACCCTCTGCACGCCGGACTGTGGCAGTGCCTGGTCGCCCTGACACGACGCGACACCCCCGTCGACCCCGTCACGGTCCTGTGGGAGGCGCAGCACCGTGGCCTCCTCAGCACCGGGCCCGAGCCGAGTGAGCTGCTCGACCTCCTCACCGGACCGGTCGGCTCCGCAGAGTGCTGGGGCGAGCGGATCCTCCAGCGCTCCGTCCTCAGCACCGCCCACCACACAGGCCGGCGCATCGAGGCATTCACCGAAGACCCGGCCACCACGCCGTACCAGCTCGTCGTCGGCAGCCGCCGCGCGCTCGCCGACCTGTCCGCCATACGCACCCGGTGGCAACACGCCACCTCACCCGCGCCAGAGAGCAGGCCCGCGACCAGAGGCACGGCGGCGCCCCGGGCCAGTCCACCGCGGACCACGGCTCCGCCCACGGCACGCATCTCCCGCTGA